A section of the Pseudovibrio sp. M1P-2-3 genome encodes:
- a CDS encoding MBL fold metallo-hydrolase, translated as MSDDITLIDELYIQPFYRCNIWHVRGCDRDMLVDSGMGVVSLREHVPLVNEKDVIAVASHTHFDHIGNHREFEERWVHEAEAHILAHPTRGNTLAEPFVSDDIFDSLPPRPYRSTEYAVKPAAATRLLKDADVIDLGDRQFFVIHTPGHSPGGIALYEEASRTLISGDVIYDGPLISDLYHSDMQAYISSMKLLLDMEVQTVHGGHFASFGGERLKEIARNFLSEHDK; from the coding sequence ATGAGTGATGATATTACTCTTATTGATGAGCTATATATTCAGCCATTTTATAGATGCAATATTTGGCACGTCAGAGGATGCGATCGGGATATGCTGGTCGATAGTGGGATGGGAGTGGTCAGTCTTCGTGAGCATGTTCCATTGGTCAATGAAAAAGATGTCATTGCCGTTGCTAGTCACACTCACTTTGATCACATAGGAAATCATCGTGAATTTGAGGAACGTTGGGTTCATGAGGCTGAGGCCCATATTCTAGCGCATCCGACCCGTGGGAATACTTTAGCTGAACCTTTCGTAAGCGATGATATTTTTGATAGTTTGCCACCGCGTCCTTATCGGTCTACCGAGTATGCGGTAAAGCCTGCTGCAGCTACGCGCCTTTTGAAAGATGCAGACGTGATTGACCTTGGAGACCGGCAGTTCTTTGTAATTCATACTCCTGGGCACTCACCTGGAGGAATTGCACTTTATGAAGAAGCTTCGCGAACTCTCATTTCAGGTGATGTCATTTATGATGGTCCGTTGATTTCTGATCTCTATCACTCTGATATGCAGGCATATATTTCGAGTATGAAACTGCTATTGGATATGGAAGTCCAGACGGTCCACGGGGGGCATTTCGCCAGCTTTGGAGGAGAGAGGCTTAAAGAGATCGCAAGGAATTTTCTGTCCGAGCATGACAAGTAG
- the rocF gene encoding arginase, with amino-acid sequence MTKSVVLIGTPVQTGTHQPGCIMGPDALRTAGLEQALRDLGHSVEDHGNMEIPSVAPVSHMNENIHHLSETCQWTKAIQQKALEVMRAGKVPIFLGGDHSIAAGSVSGITAAAHEADQEQFVLWLDAHPDFHVLSSTESGNLHGTPVAYYTSQEGFEDYFPPLPAKVNPQNICMMGLRSVDGAERIRLAEQKVSAYDMRALDENGVAKPLKAFLDRVKEANGRLHVSFDVDFLEPDIAPAVGTTVPGGATFREAHLIMEMLHDSKLVTSLDLVELNPFLDERGRTATLMVDLAASLFGKNVLDRPNRPYANW; translated from the coding sequence ATGACAAAGTCCGTCGTGCTAATAGGCACCCCGGTCCAAACTGGAACGCATCAGCCCGGTTGTATTATGGGCCCTGACGCGCTTAGAACAGCAGGCCTTGAACAGGCCTTGCGTGATCTGGGGCACTCAGTGGAAGATCATGGTAACATGGAGATCCCCTCTGTTGCTCCTGTTTCTCATATGAATGAGAATATTCACCACCTTAGCGAAACATGCCAATGGACAAAGGCCATCCAACAAAAAGCGCTTGAAGTAATGCGCGCTGGAAAGGTGCCGATTTTCCTTGGAGGAGATCATTCGATCGCAGCTGGAAGTGTTTCCGGTATTACAGCTGCTGCGCATGAAGCTGATCAGGAACAATTTGTCCTTTGGCTTGATGCCCACCCTGACTTCCATGTTCTCTCCTCTACGGAAAGTGGAAATCTTCATGGAACTCCAGTTGCCTACTACACCAGTCAGGAAGGTTTTGAAGACTATTTTCCGCCGCTACCTGCCAAAGTAAATCCTCAGAACATTTGTATGATGGGGCTACGCTCAGTTGATGGAGCTGAGCGAATTCGATTGGCAGAACAGAAAGTCAGCGCATACGACATGCGTGCTCTGGATGAGAATGGCGTAGCAAAACCCCTCAAAGCCTTTTTGGATCGTGTAAAGGAAGCCAATGGCCGCTTGCACGTTAGCTTCGATGTAGACTTTTTGGAACCGGATATCGCACCCGCAGTCGGAACCACAGTCCCAGGGGGGGCAACCTTCCGTGAGGCGCATCTCATCATGGAAATGCTCCATGATAGTAAGCTGGTAACATCTTTGGATCTCGTAGAACTCAATCCGTTCCTTGATGAGCGGGGTAGAACCGCAACGCTCATGGTTGATCTAGCGGCCAGCCTATTTGGCAAAAATGTTCTCGACCGCCCGAACCGTCCCTATGCAAATTGGTAA
- a CDS encoding ornithine cyclodeaminase: MVKFVSVSTILDVVRRKGVENFIAELADYVEDDFRRWEQFDKTPRVASHSKIGVIELMPTSDGDLYSFKYVNGHPSNTNKGLQTVTAFGLLSEVETGYPFFLSEMTVLTALRTAATSVVAAKHLAPQNSKVLAMIGNGAQSEFQALGFKQVLGIKTIRLYDIDPEATAKTVHNLQGKGLELVVCQSAEEAVTGADIITTCTADKQYATILSDNMVGTGIHINAIGGDCPGKTELHKDILLKSRIFVEYPEQTRVEGEIQQLPVDYPVTELWQVITGQVEGRTNKDQVTLFDSVGFATEDFSALRYLYDQVTQTGQFEELDMVADPADPRNLFGLLNLSKSVDTAA; this comes from the coding sequence ATGGTAAAATTCGTTAGCGTCAGCACTATCCTTGATGTTGTTCGCAGGAAAGGCGTAGAAAACTTTATTGCCGAGCTTGCCGACTATGTTGAAGACGACTTCCGCCGTTGGGAGCAGTTTGACAAGACACCTCGTGTGGCCAGTCACTCCAAAATCGGTGTGATAGAATTAATGCCCACCAGTGATGGAGACTTGTACTCGTTCAAATATGTAAACGGTCATCCATCCAACACAAACAAAGGCCTGCAAACGGTAACCGCCTTTGGCCTACTTTCAGAAGTAGAAACGGGCTACCCCTTCTTCCTTTCGGAAATGACAGTTCTAACTGCACTGCGCACTGCGGCAACATCAGTTGTTGCAGCCAAACACCTTGCCCCTCAAAACTCCAAGGTTTTGGCGATGATTGGCAATGGAGCACAATCAGAGTTTCAAGCCTTGGGCTTCAAGCAGGTATTGGGCATTAAAACCATCCGTCTTTACGATATTGATCCAGAAGCAACCGCCAAAACAGTTCACAACCTTCAAGGAAAAGGATTGGAGCTTGTAGTTTGCCAGTCTGCAGAAGAGGCTGTTACAGGCGCAGATATCATCACAACGTGTACTGCAGACAAGCAATATGCCACTATTCTTTCCGACAATATGGTTGGAACTGGAATTCATATCAATGCTATAGGTGGGGACTGCCCGGGAAAAACAGAGCTGCATAAAGACATTCTTCTCAAGTCCCGTATTTTTGTTGAATACCCAGAGCAAACACGCGTTGAAGGTGAAATTCAACAGTTGCCTGTAGATTATCCGGTAACGGAGCTTTGGCAAGTGATCACCGGCCAAGTTGAAGGCCGAACCAACAAAGATCAGGTAACCCTCTTTGACTCTGTCGGTTTTGCGACTGAGGACTTTTCTGCACTGCGTTACCTTTATGATCAAGTCACGCAGACCGGACAATTTGAAGAGCTGGATATGGTCGCAGATCCTGCGGATCCACGGAACCTTTTCGGTCTACTTAACCTCTCAAAGAGCGTAGACACAGCCGCGTAA
- a CDS encoding glycosyltransferase, with the protein MLVTDYFVIAFLVTQALFLLAAYIFAFSGVDDLFVDIFYYIRCAGTIGPWANINEMDLLKKLGTPEELPMAIMIPAWDEADIIRPSVSRIINVLTYSEYDIFIGVYPNDLETQSEVEHLRLKHKNVHRVITSSSGPTCKADCLNDIVSHIFDYEKKTGKLYHGFIMQDAEDIIQPNCLHLFNAALTKYDAVQLPVLSLPRTNKSPTAGHYMDEFAEYHSKEVLVRSIITGTVAGAGVGTGYSRRTLEKAVEIQGSTFNVGTLTEDYDLAMRLHRQKVNHTFLWVKSKETSDYSPFHVTQEFFPSDLWQSIRQKTRWTIGIGFQGWQQLGWKGNLADKYFFWRDRKMIFFSHAIFVGYLAMFLYGALWLYHILFPFGYQIPALLDENSPFWIIIWFNIFLFFHRLIQRHIWTGYHYGWKYLPPVTYRYILSIIINYVAMCRATITWLKHRINKKVIGWDKTAHDFPDEYNDQGRAKL; encoded by the coding sequence ATGCTGGTAACAGACTACTTTGTAATTGCGTTCCTTGTTACTCAGGCACTTTTTTTGCTTGCTGCCTACATCTTTGCATTCTCAGGAGTTGATGATCTATTTGTTGATATTTTCTACTATATTAGGTGTGCTGGAACTATCGGTCCTTGGGCAAATATCAATGAAATGGATCTATTAAAAAAGCTTGGAACCCCTGAAGAGCTACCAATGGCAATCATGATACCGGCATGGGATGAAGCCGATATCATTCGCCCATCTGTCTCCAGAATCATCAATGTCCTTACGTATTCAGAGTATGACATTTTTATTGGCGTCTACCCAAATGATTTAGAAACGCAAAGTGAAGTCGAGCATTTACGCTTGAAGCATAAAAACGTCCATAGGGTCATCACATCCTCATCCGGCCCAACATGCAAAGCGGACTGCCTGAACGACATTGTCTCTCATATTTTTGACTATGAGAAGAAAACTGGAAAGCTATACCACGGGTTTATAATGCAGGATGCGGAAGATATCATCCAGCCCAACTGCCTGCACCTTTTTAATGCTGCCTTAACAAAATACGATGCTGTTCAGCTGCCCGTTTTATCTCTGCCTCGCACAAACAAAAGCCCAACAGCTGGCCATTACATGGATGAGTTTGCTGAGTATCACTCAAAAGAGGTTCTCGTTCGTAGTATCATTACAGGCACAGTTGCCGGTGCGGGGGTTGGTACAGGATATTCGAGACGTACTCTGGAAAAAGCAGTAGAAATACAAGGTAGCACATTTAACGTCGGGACCCTCACAGAAGACTACGACTTGGCAATGCGCTTGCACCGTCAAAAAGTGAACCACACGTTTCTATGGGTAAAGTCAAAAGAAACCAGTGACTACAGCCCATTTCATGTCACTCAAGAATTTTTTCCCAGTGACCTGTGGCAGAGCATACGACAAAAAACGCGATGGACCATCGGCATCGGCTTTCAAGGGTGGCAGCAATTGGGCTGGAAAGGCAATTTAGCCGACAAGTACTTTTTCTGGCGCGACCGCAAAATGATTTTCTTCAGCCATGCGATTTTTGTCGGTTATCTGGCTATGTTCCTCTATGGAGCCCTGTGGCTCTATCATATCCTGTTCCCTTTTGGCTATCAGATCCCAGCACTTCTGGACGAAAATAGTCCGTTCTGGATCATTATCTGGTTTAATATCTTTTTGTTTTTTCACCGCTTAATTCAACGCCATATTTGGACGGGCTACCACTATGGATGGAAATACCTGCCGCCTGTAACCTACCGCTACATACTCTCAATTATTATCAATTACGTGGCTATGTGCAGAGCTACGATCACCTGGCTTAAGCATCGCATAAATAAGAAAGTCATTGGTTGGGATAAAACCGCCCACGACTTCCCTGATGAATACAATGATCAAGGTCGGGCAAAACTTTAA